CGCTTTTTCTCAACCCGTTTATCGCCCCTCGAGTGCCTCGCCGGGAACGGAGAGCGTCTCGAGCGAGTCCGCGACCGAGACGGCGATCCGCGCGTCGACGCCGACCGACGTCACGCGCCGGCCGTCGGCGACGAGCGCGATCGGGCCTTCGTCGCGTTCGACCGTGAGCTCGAGCCGATCGTCGGGAAGCACCCAGCGGCGCGTGTCAGTGACGAAGGGCGCGACGGGCGCGACGGCGACCGCATCGACGGCGGTCGAGAGGTGGGGCGCGTCGACGGCGCCGGCGTAGCCGTCGCTACCGGCCGCCGTCGCAACCACGACGCCGTCGGCCCGGAACCTCGCGACGGAGTCGCCGCGGCTCGCGACGCCGTACTCGGAGATCCGCGCCGGTTCGTCGGTCACGAGCGTGACGTCGAACAGCGCGCGGTCGCGGACTGCGTCGGCTCCGGCGTCGACACTATCCGCGTTCGTCTCAGCGCCGTTGCCGTCAGCATCGCCACCGCTGGCGTCGAACTCGGCGCCGTCGGAATCGCTGTCGGCGTCGACGTCCACACCA
Above is a genomic segment from Haloterrigena salifodinae containing:
- a CDS encoding NAD(+)/NADH kinase, with product MDAAWFVDEEPVVGIVDANADTGSRADAADDSLADALRPTVANRDATTVSGDVNDVLAAAPSVLVAASEEELSAIGRAGADAPALPVGDVTGIDAVDRARAPAALEAVLDGEATVRRHAILELEVADRGRRGDAVGYDGVDVDADSDSDGAEFDASGGDADGNGAETNADSVDAGADAVRDRALFDVTLVTDEPARISEYGVASRGDSVARFRADGVVVATAAGSDGYAGAVDAPHLSTAVDAVAVAPVAPFVTDTRRWVLPDDRLELTVERDEGPIALVADGRRVTSVGVDARIAVSVADSLETLSVPGEALEGR